Proteins encoded by one window of Candidatus Zixiibacteriota bacterium:
- a CDS encoding Rrf2 family transcriptional regulator: MQFTKAEEYGLLGILYLAEKEPNVITPLSEISEAQEIPEKFLAKIFQSLSRSGLVRSHRGVRGGFTLGKRPEEISIKEILESIQGPYHLLKCIPEPTLCTKAGFCSLRELLVIAESKLISVFADHTLADLSRWQTSKTVAG, encoded by the coding sequence GTGCAGTTTACGAAGGCTGAGGAGTACGGGCTACTGGGGATCTTGTACCTTGCCGAAAAAGAACCTAATGTCATAACTCCTCTTTCGGAGATTTCTGAGGCTCAGGAGATACCGGAAAAATTCCTCGCGAAAATATTCCAGTCGCTATCCAGATCTGGTCTTGTGCGCTCACACAGAGGGGTACGCGGCGGTTTCACGCTGGGTAAACGTCCGGAAGAGATCTCCATAAAAGAGATTCTGGAGTCTATCCAGGGACCTTATCATCTACTCAAGTGCATACCGGAACCAACGCTTTGTACCAAGGCGGGGTTCTGTTCACTTAGAGAGTTGTTGGTGATAGCTGAGAGTAAGTTGATCTCTGTATTTGCTGACCATACGTTAGCGGACCTTTCCCGCTGGCAGACCAGCAAGACTGTCGCCGGCTAA
- the cobO gene encoding cob(I)yrinic acid a,c-diamide adenosyltransferase, with the protein MTEKKADSKGLLLVYTGNGKGKTTAALGMCVRAVGYNWNICVIQFIKGSWKYGELKGIKRLEPNVELHTVGEGFVGIIDDDKSFEEHRFAAQEGVKLALDKISSGKYQLIILDELNVAIDLGLVTEEELDSILAARNEKQHLVITGRNALDSLQQKADLVTEMREIKHPYQKGILAQKGIDW; encoded by the coding sequence ATGACAGAAAAAAAGGCCGATTCCAAGGGCCTTCTGTTGGTCTATACGGGCAACGGAAAAGGCAAAACTACGGCTGCCCTGGGCATGTGTGTGCGTGCGGTTGGTTATAACTGGAATATATGCGTTATCCAGTTCATCAAAGGAAGCTGGAAATACGGCGAACTCAAGGGCATCAAAAGACTCGAGCCCAATGTTGAACTTCACACCGTCGGCGAAGGTTTTGTAGGTATAATCGATGATGACAAGTCTTTTGAAGAACACCGGTTCGCCGCCCAGGAGGGAGTGAAGCTGGCGCTCGACAAAATATCCTCAGGCAAATACCAGTTGATTATCCTCGATGAACTCAATGTTGCCATTGATCTTGGCCTGGTCACCGAGGAGGAACTCGACTCAATTCTGGCTGCCCGTAATGAAAAGCAACACTTGGTAATAACCGGACGAAATGCCCTGGACTCGTTACAGCAGAAAGCCGATTTGGTGACCGAGATGCGCGAAATTAAACACCCCTACCAGAAGGGCATTCTCGCTCAAAAGGGGATTGACTGGTGA
- a CDS encoding complex I NDUFA9 subunit family protein, protein MKIAVTGGTGFVGHHLVNKLLSAGHEVTVVTRRVPARDRFVSEVVYHVGSVDDTEALKSAFKSIFAVYHLVGIIAETKTNSFDKTVSQGTANVVQACHESSVARLIYLSAMGTSINAPTRYHRTKYLAEQAVIDSGLDFVIYRPSIIYGPGDGFVSLLTRMIKMYPVTPVIGSGKFMLQPVYIDDLVQAMAAALTNDRVLSQIIEIGGPEKLEYIEILNIIKRVLGKRRVNFHIPIAVMYAVASALEKILTPAPITRDQLKMMEMGNTGDITRMKELLSIEPIELEKGLRKYLRYPNG, encoded by the coding sequence GTGAAAATCGCTGTCACCGGCGGAACAGGGTTCGTTGGTCACCATCTGGTGAACAAGCTGCTGAGCGCCGGACACGAAGTCACGGTAGTGACGCGAAGAGTACCGGCCCGCGATCGTTTTGTCAGCGAGGTGGTGTATCATGTAGGCTCGGTCGACGATACCGAGGCGCTTAAGTCGGCTTTTAAAAGCATCTTTGCGGTCTATCATCTGGTCGGGATTATCGCCGAGACAAAAACGAACTCCTTCGATAAAACCGTATCTCAAGGGACCGCCAACGTAGTGCAGGCCTGCCACGAGTCCTCTGTTGCAAGACTGATCTACCTATCGGCAATGGGCACCTCCATCAATGCTCCCACCAGATACCACCGGACGAAATATCTCGCTGAGCAGGCAGTGATCGACTCGGGACTGGACTTTGTAATCTACAGGCCCTCGATCATCTACGGTCCGGGGGACGGATTTGTCTCCCTTCTGACCCGAATGATTAAGATGTATCCCGTCACACCGGTTATCGGATCCGGTAAATTCATGCTGCAGCCGGTCTATATCGATGACCTCGTGCAGGCGATGGCGGCCGCCCTGACCAACGACCGGGTCTTGTCTCAGATAATCGAAATTGGCGGTCCCGAAAAGCTTGAATATATTGAAATATTGAATATTATTAAGCGCGTGCTTGGCAAACGGAGGGTGAACTTTCACATCCCCATAGCGGTTATGTACGCAGTAGCATCGGCGCTGGAGAAAATTCTCACGCCGGCCCCGATAACGCGCGACCAACTGAAGATGATGGAGATGGGCAACACCGGTGACATCACCAGAATGAAAGAACTTCTCTCGATTGAACCGATAGAATTGGAAAAAGGACTAAGAAAATATCTGAGGTATCCAAATGGCTGA
- the trxB gene encoding thioredoxin-disulfide reductase translates to MAEIIEYDVVIVGGGPGGLCAGLYSARANRKTVCLEKYIPGGQIANTGEVEDYIGFEHIQGSELAQKFADHATKFGLEIKMEEVEEVYSEGDYRLAKCASGKVYRGRAVILSTGGSPVFLDIPGEKEYSGRGVSYCAICDGAFFKGQVIAVVGGGDAAVEEGGYLTKYASKVYIIHRRDELRAQKIIQQRAFANDKIEFIWDSVVEEIEGDGKRVSNLKLKNVKTGEMSDLAVGAVFPYIGFHPNSDITREEMKKDEGGYILTDYKMATSIPGVFACGDVRSQLVRQVTNAVGDGTTAAVAAEKYIEALEDKHAKRA, encoded by the coding sequence ATGGCTGAAATAATCGAATATGATGTTGTAATTGTTGGCGGTGGACCCGGCGGTCTTTGCGCCGGACTTTATTCCGCCCGCGCCAATCGCAAAACAGTCTGTCTCGAAAAATATATTCCCGGCGGCCAGATTGCCAACACGGGCGAGGTCGAAGACTATATCGGATTCGAACACATCCAGGGCTCGGAACTGGCCCAGAAGTTCGCTGACCACGCCACAAAATTCGGCCTTGAAATCAAAATGGAAGAAGTCGAAGAAGTTTACTCCGAAGGCGACTATCGTTTGGCAAAATGCGCTTCCGGCAAAGTATACAGAGGGAGAGCGGTTATTCTCTCCACCGGCGGCTCACCTGTGTTTCTTGACATCCCCGGAGAAAAGGAATATAGCGGCAGGGGCGTCTCTTATTGTGCCATATGCGACGGCGCTTTCTTCAAGGGCCAGGTTATCGCCGTCGTCGGTGGGGGAGATGCCGCCGTGGAAGAAGGCGGCTACCTGACAAAATACGCGTCGAAAGTCTATATCATCCACCGCCGCGACGAACTGCGCGCTCAGAAAATTATTCAGCAACGAGCTTTCGCCAACGACAAAATTGAATTTATCTGGGATTCCGTCGTCGAGGAAATCGAGGGCGACGGTAAACGCGTCAGTAATCTCAAACTCAAAAATGTGAAAACCGGGGAAATGTCGGATCTCGCCGTCGGCGCGGTTTTCCCCTATATCGGCTTCCATCCCAATTCAGATATAACCCGCGAAGAGATGAAAAAAGACGAGGGCGGCTATATTCTCACCGATTACAAGATGGCGACCTCCATCCCCGGCGTATTCGCCTGTGGCGATGTTCGCTCCCAGCTCGTCAGACAGGTCACCAACGCTGTGGGCGACGGTACCACCGCTGCTGTGGCCGCCGAGAAATATATCGAAGCACTTGAGGACAAGCACGCTAAGCGCGCCTAA
- a CDS encoding ATP-binding protein, whose protein sequence is MSIKRIMRVFPNKRAAFLTRLGNIILIQVVFVFTALAIVIFYPAENETVDSEYVSMRNKLREATSSIDRAADSSYSDIASLVGDKEFRKQLEHSLKINNVVQSYLYAVSGDSKAVRLFELYELTGPFPDEKYAGFESLVDPDIIVNDVGSSEELLIPIIHGGRFFVYYYHAGVVNNMSLVLVAISDHTNLGMGGEQFRYTFLMLFLVAALVSLLTVYLINKRFQQPLERLIRGFEKTVKGELYSLVETDMDNELSKLAEAYNNMSLTLWENNKKMTDYNARLEESNEMLIESQEFLQTLIDSSPVCIISTSPEGEITVFNRKASEVFRIERSKAIGSDVGKLFSQKRHSETAKLVLGDNQAQEVLCRRGDASLFPAYLISAAVHTREGEVWAHLYIVKDISESRNFQEMMVRLDRYYTRGEMAGDIAHEINNFLAILSGNVELMPLLMKKNDNEKIAKKLEVMKNTIDRIAHFTDGLMDLNEGDIRFEPSDLNQLIENVVAFLKPQNRFDHIEIVTNLSTDIPLVELDPGQIQQLLVNLLQNAAEALEERQSDRRIVIESRIVESDSSRRALLKISDNGPGVQNDKEDLVFHKRFTTKRKGHGIGLITCKKIVDTHRANILYEYDNGASFTVTLPIEQNVATVATSSAAEAATPA, encoded by the coding sequence ATGAGCATAAAAAGGATAATGCGCGTTTTCCCGAACAAGCGGGCCGCTTTTCTTACCAGGCTGGGGAATATAATACTAATTCAGGTTGTTTTTGTTTTTACTGCCCTTGCCATTGTCATCTTCTATCCCGCCGAAAACGAGACGGTCGATTCAGAATACGTCTCGATGAGAAATAAACTTCGCGAAGCTACATCAAGTATTGACCGGGCGGCCGACAGCTCCTATTCAGACATAGCCTCGCTCGTCGGTGACAAGGAATTCCGAAAGCAACTTGAGCATTCCCTGAAAATCAACAACGTGGTCCAGTCTTACCTCTACGCGGTGAGCGGTGACAGTAAAGCCGTGAGGCTGTTCGAACTCTACGAATTAACCGGACCTTTCCCGGATGAAAAATACGCCGGCTTCGAGTCGCTGGTCGATCCCGACATAATCGTAAACGATGTTGGCTCTTCGGAAGAACTGCTTATCCCCATTATTCACGGCGGACGCTTTTTCGTATACTACTATCACGCCGGGGTCGTGAACAATATGTCGCTGGTCCTTGTGGCGATTTCCGATCACACCAATCTTGGGATGGGCGGGGAGCAGTTTCGGTACACTTTCCTGATGTTGTTTCTGGTGGCGGCCCTGGTGTCGCTGCTGACGGTTTATCTCATCAATAAAAGATTCCAGCAGCCTCTCGAAAGACTCATCCGGGGCTTCGAAAAAACCGTCAAGGGGGAACTGTACTCTCTGGTCGAGACGGACATGGATAACGAACTGTCGAAGCTTGCCGAAGCATACAACAACATGTCTCTCACCCTGTGGGAGAACAATAAGAAGATGACCGATTACAACGCCCGCCTTGAAGAGTCGAATGAGATGCTGATCGAATCGCAGGAGTTTTTGCAGACGCTGATCGACTCTTCACCGGTTTGCATTATATCAACTTCCCCCGAAGGCGAGATAACGGTATTCAATCGCAAAGCCTCCGAGGTTTTCCGGATAGAACGGTCGAAAGCAATCGGCAGCGATGTCGGCAAGCTCTTTTCGCAAAAACGCCATAGTGAAACCGCCAAGCTTGTCCTCGGCGACAACCAGGCTCAGGAAGTACTTTGCCGAAGAGGCGACGCCAGTTTGTTTCCAGCGTATCTCATATCCGCGGCGGTTCATACTCGTGAGGGCGAAGTATGGGCCCACTTGTACATAGTCAAGGACATTTCCGAGTCGAGGAATTTCCAGGAGATGATGGTGCGTCTGGACCGCTACTATACCCGCGGTGAAATGGCCGGCGACATAGCCCACGAAATCAACAATTTCCTCGCCATTCTCTCGGGCAATGTTGAACTGATGCCCCTTCTAATGAAAAAAAATGATAACGAAAAAATTGCCAAGAAACTCGAGGTAATGAAGAATACCATCGACAGAATAGCCCACTTCACCGATGGTCTCATGGATCTCAACGAGGGCGACATCAGATTCGAACCGTCCGATTTGAATCAGCTGATAGAGAACGTGGTCGCTTTCCTCAAGCCACAAAACCGGTTTGACCACATCGAAATCGTCACTAACCTGTCCACCGACATCCCGCTGGTTGAATTGGACCCCGGACAAATCCAGCAGCTTTTGGTCAACCTGCTTCAAAACGCGGCCGAGGCTCTGGAGGAACGGCAATCCGACCGGCGCATCGTGATTGAATCACGCATAGTCGAAAGCGATAGTTCGCGAAGGGCGCTTCTGAAAATCTCCGACAACGGACCCGGCGTCCAGAATGACAAGGAAGACCTCGTTTTCCACAAGCGCTTCACCACCAAGCGCAAGGGACACGGTATCGGCCTGATCACGTGCAAAAAGATAGTAGACACTCATCGGGCAAATATTTTGTACGAATACGATAACGGCGCCTCTTTCACCGTTACCCTGCCCATAGAGCAGAACGTCGCAACCGTCGCCACTTCCTCTGCCGCAGAAGCGGCGACCCCGGCATAA
- a CDS encoding ATP-binding protein — MSRREKTAIAGIEQRYIAIILITLAVVVFVITWVSIKESREDSLQLLVAQGTAFVGALTEAADNAIESERFFDYLVHMRYAEIVVELAQMPLDAFTDRELLQVASAHNLYGIYIYGVDTNLIAGGVARGSVVKPPDFVVNEIGQLIANPENNYILLLDQGDSPDETVHYYIEMTNNLDRIVLIVADAHYYVNALSQTQIGFLVQKMGQEAGVEYIIYQSTDGIIFASRKTGSLLSIESDPFLSESLDSDSTRHRLYDFQGSEVLELVHPFATTTYPFGLLRIGLSLDAYAAISRGYDRQMITISAVLFVFVVVVVLYLNTRRKRKEIAREYRRMKSISDKIFDQMRIGVAAVDRRGHIILANEAFERTLGLKDSAGAVWDSAIKLEELAFKRIEDGAEMSFEKELSASVNNEQKQLLVAISKMKSDEGQFDGIVSVLYDVTGYRDLQRKSARKERLSEMGNLAAGVAHEIRNPLNTISIAAQRLAAEFTPSENQQEYLSFTKQIRAETKRLNEIITKFLALAHEANERRKIINLSQAAADFRKLVEAETDTLCIELSIDVDPALEIQADPDNLKQVLSNLFNNAKEALGGRPGEISISARKVESLVEIRFEDSGPGISPEIREKIFTPYYTTKEAGTGLGLPTVHRIISDAGGEVKVESSSLGGACFVITLPA; from the coding sequence ATGTCCAGACGGGAAAAAACGGCTATTGCCGGGATTGAACAGCGATATATCGCCATCATTCTGATAACCCTGGCGGTGGTCGTTTTTGTCATAACTTGGGTCAGCATAAAAGAAAGCCGTGAAGACAGCCTCCAACTTCTGGTGGCACAGGGCACGGCGTTTGTAGGGGCCCTCACCGAGGCGGCCGACAACGCAATCGAGTCCGAGCGTTTCTTCGATTATCTCGTCCACATGCGTTATGCCGAAATAGTCGTTGAACTGGCCCAGATGCCGCTCGATGCTTTTACTGACCGGGAATTGCTTCAGGTCGCGTCGGCCCACAATCTTTACGGCATTTACATCTATGGTGTGGATACCAACCTGATCGCCGGAGGCGTCGCGCGCGGGTCAGTTGTCAAGCCTCCCGATTTTGTCGTCAACGAAATAGGCCAGCTCATTGCCAATCCGGAAAACAACTATATCCTTCTGCTTGATCAGGGGGACAGTCCCGATGAAACCGTCCATTACTATATCGAGATGACCAATAACCTCGACCGGATTGTCCTGATTGTCGCCGACGCTCACTACTACGTCAATGCCCTCAGCCAGACACAGATTGGTTTTCTGGTGCAGAAGATGGGACAGGAAGCCGGCGTCGAGTATATAATTTACCAGTCGACCGACGGAATCATCTTTGCCTCCCGCAAAACCGGCAGCCTGCTTTCAATAGAATCAGACCCGTTTCTGTCGGAGTCGCTCGATAGTGATTCAACCCGGCATCGCCTCTATGATTTTCAGGGAAGCGAAGTCCTCGAGTTGGTTCATCCATTCGCTACCACTACTTATCCGTTCGGTCTTCTGAGAATAGGCCTGTCGCTGGATGCCTACGCCGCCATTTCGCGCGGTTACGACAGGCAGATGATCACGATTTCGGCCGTGCTGTTTGTGTTTGTGGTGGTGGTCGTGTTGTATCTGAACACCCGGCGTAAGAGAAAAGAAATCGCCCGCGAGTATCGTCGCATGAAATCAATCAGTGACAAGATATTCGATCAGATGCGAATAGGCGTGGCGGCGGTCGACCGTCGCGGACACATCATCCTTGCCAACGAGGCTTTCGAACGCACCCTGGGACTTAAAGACAGCGCCGGCGCGGTCTGGGACAGCGCCATCAAACTCGAGGAACTCGCCTTCAAGAGGATTGAGGACGGCGCTGAAATGTCGTTTGAGAAAGAACTCTCAGCCAGCGTCAATAACGAGCAGAAGCAACTCCTTGTGGCAATATCGAAGATGAAATCCGATGAAGGTCAGTTCGATGGTATCGTCAGCGTTCTCTATGATGTTACGGGGTACCGCGACTTACAACGCAAGTCGGCCCGCAAGGAGAGACTCTCCGAAATGGGTAACCTCGCCGCCGGCGTCGCCCACGAAATTCGAAATCCGCTCAACACCATCTCAATAGCGGCTCAGCGTCTGGCCGCCGAATTCACGCCTTCGGAGAATCAGCAGGAGTATCTGTCTTTCACGAAGCAGATTCGGGCCGAGACAAAACGTCTCAACGAAATCATCACCAAATTTCTTGCTCTGGCCCACGAAGCCAACGAACGCCGCAAAATCATTAATCTTAGCCAGGCCGCCGCCGATTTCCGCAAGCTTGTTGAAGCGGAAACTGACACGCTGTGTATCGAGTTATCGATCGATGTCGATCCTGCCCTCGAGATACAGGCCGATCCCGACAACCTCAAGCAAGTGCTGTCGAACCTCTTTAACAACGCTAAAGAAGCTCTCGGTGGTCGCCCCGGTGAGATTTCTATCTCGGCCAGAAAAGTCGAGTCTCTGGTTGAGATTCGGTTCGAAGACAGCGGGCCCGGTATATCGCCCGAGATTCGCGAAAAGATATTCACTCCTTACTACACTACCAAGGAAGCTGGAACCGGACTCGGATTGCCTACTGTCCACCGCATAATTTCGGACGCCGGGGGAGAGGTGAAAGTGGAAAGCAGCTCGCTGGGCGGAGCATGCTTTGTCATAACTCTACCCGCTTGA
- a CDS encoding citrate (Si)-synthase — MAKTLKETLAGIIPKLREERADILKNHGDKVISEVTIAQAFGGMRGVKGMICDTSVVEPDQGLIIRGKPILKIQDKLPEEIFWLLITGELPSEEELKLFQKELKAAGEVPNYVWKVLKAMPKTSHPMAMLDTAILAMENESQFRKQYDAGMAKTEYWEPALADAIKIIATIHTIAAGVYRIKYKKGDLIEPSNKLDWGADYAKMLGLPSRKGQNYEMMRLYLTLHTDHEGGNVSAFTCHTVGSALSDPYYAVSAGLNGLAGPLHGLANQECLNWILQTMEKFGGAPSEKQIEDYAWETLNSGKVIPGYGHAVLRVTDPRFTAFNGFGKKYLKNNPVFQTVDRVFNVVPKVLQAQGKAKNPWPNVDAGSGALLYEAGIKEFDYYTVLFSVSRSMGMLAQLVLNRALGTAITRPKSVSTAWIKAQINK; from the coding sequence ATGGCCAAAACTTTGAAAGAAACACTGGCCGGTATTATTCCCAAACTCCGCGAAGAGAGAGCTGATATTCTGAAGAACCACGGTGATAAAGTTATCTCCGAGGTTACTATTGCTCAGGCGTTCGGCGGCATGCGCGGCGTTAAGGGGATGATTTGCGATACGTCCGTCGTAGAACCGGATCAGGGTTTGATTATTCGTGGCAAGCCGATTCTCAAGATTCAGGATAAACTTCCTGAAGAAATCTTCTGGTTGTTGATCACCGGTGAGCTCCCTTCCGAGGAAGAGCTCAAATTGTTCCAAAAGGAACTGAAGGCCGCCGGTGAGGTTCCGAACTATGTTTGGAAAGTTCTCAAGGCGATGCCGAAGACCTCGCATCCGATGGCTATGCTCGACACGGCAATTCTGGCTATGGAGAACGAGTCACAGTTCCGCAAACAGTATGACGCCGGTATGGCGAAAACGGAATACTGGGAACCGGCTCTGGCCGATGCCATCAAAATTATCGCAACCATCCACACCATCGCGGCCGGCGTCTATCGCATCAAGTACAAGAAGGGTGACCTGATCGAGCCGTCCAACAAGCTCGACTGGGGCGCGGACTATGCCAAGATGCTCGGTTTGCCGTCGCGCAAGGGTCAGAACTATGAAATGATGCGTTTGTATCTGACGCTGCACACCGACCACGAGGGTGGTAACGTGTCGGCGTTTACCTGTCATACCGTTGGTTCGGCCCTCTCGGATCCGTATTACGCTGTGTCAGCGGGTTTGAACGGTCTGGCCGGCCCTCTGCATGGTCTGGCCAATCAGGAATGTCTTAACTGGATTCTCCAGACGATGGAGAAATTCGGCGGCGCTCCGAGTGAGAAGCAGATTGAAGATTACGCATGGGAAACCCTCAACAGTGGTAAGGTCATCCCGGGATACGGCCATGCCGTATTGCGTGTCACTGATCCGCGGTTTACCGCTTTCAACGGCTTCGGCAAGAAGTATCTCAAGAACAACCCGGTCTTCCAGACTGTCGACCGTGTCTTCAATGTCGTTCCGAAGGTACTTCAGGCTCAGGGCAAGGCCAAGAACCCGTGGCCGAACGTCGATGCCGGTTCCGGCGCTCTTCTGTACGAAGCCGGAATTAAGGAATTCGATTACTACACCGTTCTGTTCTCGGTGTCCCGTTCGATGGGTATGCTGGCTCAGCTGGTGCTCAACCGCGCCCTGGGTACGGCCATTACTCGTCCGAAATCAGTCAGCACGGCCTGGATCAAGGCTCAGATCAACAAGTAA
- a CDS encoding FAD-linked oxidase C-terminal domain-containing protein, which translates to MSSFSISDLAGQLSDPSLLVTDLTDYEKYFHDATIAIGRPSAIVFAANESDVIAALRFCKQNNLAVVPRGAGTGLSGGCVPKDGSLVLSTERMTGLQIDAETETARVGPGVITKHLMDSAAEFGLTYPPDPASYDESTIGGNVAENAGGLRCKRFGVTKDYVIGLRAVTADGRILKTGIYNENRGFALADVIIGSEGTLAVITEIAVRLIPTPAVGDTILVAFENPKNAAQTVSDITRAGIVLTVMEYLDGDAAACSNQYERTEGIDNAAAILLFETPAEKRPEITGVIRAFCEKNRCSYLRVENDASRAESLWRVRRNLSKAVKEIAEIRISEDVAVPISKFPVLVDFVAEMNRRSPLRINAFGHAGDGNLHVNFLSMTGDPGDYGVMEDQIRVLLRKAVELGGTLSGEHGIGLAKQDYLTLEFDALTLDYMKRIKSVFDADGLLNPGKIFV; encoded by the coding sequence ATGTCATCATTTTCTATTTCGGATCTGGCCGGGCAGTTGAGTGACCCTTCCCTGCTGGTCACGGATCTCACCGACTACGAAAAGTATTTCCACGATGCCACCATAGCCATCGGTCGACCTTCGGCCATAGTCTTCGCCGCCAACGAGTCGGATGTGATTGCCGCTCTGCGATTCTGTAAGCAAAATAATCTTGCCGTGGTGCCGAGGGGAGCGGGTACGGGCCTATCGGGGGGATGCGTTCCGAAGGATGGCAGTCTGGTGCTATCGACAGAGCGAATGACAGGGCTTCAAATCGACGCTGAGACTGAAACGGCACGGGTCGGGCCCGGCGTGATCACGAAACATCTCATGGATTCCGCGGCCGAGTTCGGTTTGACCTATCCCCCGGACCCGGCCAGCTATGATGAATCCACGATAGGTGGAAATGTGGCTGAGAATGCCGGTGGACTGAGGTGTAAGCGTTTCGGGGTCACTAAGGACTATGTAATCGGGCTTAGGGCTGTGACGGCTGACGGCAGAATCCTAAAAACCGGTATCTACAACGAAAATCGCGGGTTTGCGCTTGCTGACGTGATAATCGGCAGCGAGGGTACCCTTGCTGTGATAACCGAAATCGCCGTTCGACTGATACCAACACCTGCGGTTGGGGATACCATCCTTGTGGCATTTGAAAACCCGAAGAACGCCGCTCAAACTGTCAGCGATATAACCCGTGCGGGAATCGTTCTGACGGTGATGGAGTATCTCGATGGTGACGCGGCGGCCTGCTCCAATCAATATGAGCGCACCGAAGGAATCGACAACGCTGCCGCCATTCTGCTTTTCGAGACGCCGGCAGAGAAACGCCCGGAGATTACCGGGGTGATAAGGGCTTTTTGCGAAAAGAACAGATGCTCCTATTTGAGGGTGGAAAACGATGCCTCCCGGGCGGAGTCCCTCTGGCGGGTAAGACGCAATCTAAGCAAAGCGGTCAAAGAAATAGCCGAGATAAGGATTTCCGAGGATGTGGCGGTACCGATTTCAAAGTTCCCTGTGCTGGTGGACTTTGTAGCCGAAATGAACCGGCGAAGCCCGCTCAGAATTAACGCCTTCGGTCATGCCGGAGACGGCAATCTTCATGTCAATTTCCTGTCGATGACCGGTGACCCGGGCGATTACGGTGTCATGGAAGACCAAATACGGGTACTTCTGAGAAAGGCAGTCGAACTGGGGGGTACTCTATCGGGCGAACATGGGATCGGTCTGGCAAAACAGGACTATTTGACGCTTGAATTCGACGCTTTGACTCTGGATTACATGAAGCGCATAAAATCCGTTTTTGACGCTGATGGCCTGCTCAATCCCGGAAAAATCTTCGTATAA
- a CDS encoding FmdB family zinc ribbon protein produces the protein MPTYEYRCAECGHEFEEFQAISDPPITICPSCGGKTQRIISGGAGLIFKGSGFYITDYRNSKYKADATKDSSAGVTGSSGAKSTSGSESSSSKPSASNAK, from the coding sequence ATGCCTACTTATGAATATCGATGTGCTGAGTGCGGACATGAGTTCGAAGAATTTCAGGCCATAAGTGACCCGCCCATCACTATCTGCCCCTCCTGCGGGGGAAAGACTCAACGTATTATCAGTGGCGGCGCGGGACTGATTTTCAAAGGGTCGGGGTTCTATATCACCGACTACCGCAACAGCAAATACAAAGCTGATGCTACCAAGGACAGTTCGGCGGGCGTTACCGGTTCATCGGGTGCCAAGTCAACGTCAGGCTCGGAGTCTTCTTCCAGCAAACCGTCCGCAAGCAACGCAAAGTAG